CATTTACGCGTTGAGGACTTCACAGCAGTCGTAACAATGGACTCACACGGTAACAGTCTGCATGCTGATATTGACAAGTCATCACTCGAAAAACTCTCCCAGTTTAAAGAAAAAGTATTCAACTAATAAGCAAGCAGCGAATGAGAACTTTCACTCGCTGCTTTTTTGAATACATTGACCGACTAGCGATGAGCCGACTAAAAGAGCGGCCTATCGCTACTTCTCCAAACGTGTCTGCCTAGAGCGAAAGGCGTAACAAAGCATAGCTTTTGCGAGCATAAGCGGAGTGTCGGAGCACATTTTTGCACGAAAAATCCCCTCCATTGACACTACTGTATGTACTAACCTTTATACCTTTTTACCCAATTTACTTTAATTAGCCATTTAAGTAACACTTCTCATTGAGAAATGATATACTGTAGATAATAACTATTACAACTTCATATTCATTCTATTTTGATGCCCAAAAAGTCGATTCTACAACTGTAGAGTCGACTTTGCTGCTTTAATAAGAGATTTGAAATTGAAACTCATTATCAATTAGGAGGAGATTACATGACAACACTTGCAAAAGAACAATCGGAACACACGGTTGACTGGTCTGCGCGTCTGGAATTGATTGCGGCTATATTATCAGGGGTTATCATACTTGCTGCATGGATTTTAGGTAAAAACGGCACAGAATCTTTTTCTGTTACGCTGTATATCATAGCGTTTCTGATCGGCGGTTACGCTAAGGCCAAGGAAGGTATTGAAGAAACGATAGCCAATAAAGAACTTAACGTTGAAATGCTCATGATTTTTGCAGCTATTGGTTCAGGTATTATCGGATACTGGGCTGAAGGTGCAATCCTGATTTTCATCTTCGCAATTAGCGGTGCACTAGAAACCTATACACTCAATAAAAGCCATAAAGAAATCTCTTCTTTAATGGAATTGCAGCCTGAGGAAGCATGGCTAATCCTTGAAGACGGCAGTGAGAAAAAGGTATCTACAGACTCATTATCGATTGGCTCTATATTGCTCGTTAAACCAGGCGAACGTATTCCGGTCGATGGTAAAGTAGTAAGCGGGATCACTTCGATTGATATGTCAGCCATTAACGGTGAATCTATTCCGGTGACAAAACAGGAAAATGATGAACTATTTGCAGGAACTGTTAATATTAGCGGCGCGATTCGCATGACCATGACGAAACCAAGTTCTGAGACGTTATTCCAGAAAATTATTACGATGGTGCAAAACGCACAAAGTGAAAAGTCTCCTTCTCAACAATTTATCGAGCGCTTTGAAGGATCTTACGTGAAAATTGTACTAGCAGCAGTTGTCATTATGATGTTCTTACCCCACTTTTTATTTAACTGGGACTGGACTACAACATTCTACCGTGCAATCGTCTTGTTAGTTGTTGCCTCCCCTTGTGCGTTAATGGCCTCGATTATGCCTGCTACGCTAGCCGCTGTTTCTAACGGTGCTAGAAAAGGGGTATTATTTAAAGGTGGTGTTCACCTAGAACACCTAAGTACATTACAAGCATTCGCTTTTGATAAAACAGGTACTTTGACTACTGGGAAACCCGTTGTGATGGATTTTATCGTTCGGGAAGGTACGGATATGAAGGAAACGCTTGCTTTATTTGCAGGTGCGGAATCCCTATCCAATCACCCGTTGGCAAAAGCAATTATCAATTACGCCCAGGATCATGGCGTTGAACCTGAGCGAAATCTTCATATTGAAGACGTCCCTGGATTTGGTATCAAAGCAGAAACCGGCCAAGGAGAGATTCTAATTGGAAATCCAAAATTTATCGGGGAAGAATTAGTGGAAGATTTCCAAGACAATGTTGCAGTATCGCTTGCGAATGAAGGTAAAACGGTCATTTTCATGAGAGATGAACAAGGAATAGTAGCGCTAGCTGCTTTACAGGATACTTTGCGACAAGAAGCTATTTCTGCAATTAAATCGCTACAATCTTTAGGGCTTCGTACTGTTATGTTAACTGGCGACAATGAAAAGACCGCTCATGCAATCGCAAATGAAGTAGGTGTCGATACGTACGTTGCAGAATGTTTACCAGAAGAGAAAGTCGTTCAGCTTAAGCATTTATTGAAAGAATACGGTACGGTCGGCATGGTAGGAGACGGGATTAATGACGCACCTGCTCTAGCTACTGCTACTTCTGGCATCGCGATGGGTGAAGGTACAGATGTGGCGCTAGAGACAGCTGATGTTGTACTCATGCAAAATGACTTGAATCGCTTATCTTACACCATTAAGCTTTCAAGAAAAATGCAGCGAATCGTTAAACAAAATGTATTCTTTTCAATTGCTGTCATCTCGATCCTCATTA
This window of the Sporosarcina ureae genome carries:
- a CDS encoding heavy metal translocating P-type ATPase codes for the protein MTTLAKEQSEHTVDWSARLELIAAILSGVIILAAWILGKNGTESFSVTLYIIAFLIGGYAKAKEGIEETIANKELNVEMLMIFAAIGSGIIGYWAEGAILIFIFAISGALETYTLNKSHKEISSLMELQPEEAWLILEDGSEKKVSTDSLSIGSILLVKPGERIPVDGKVVSGITSIDMSAINGESIPVTKQENDELFAGTVNISGAIRMTMTKPSSETLFQKIITMVQNAQSEKSPSQQFIERFEGSYVKIVLAAVVIMMFLPHFLFNWDWTTTFYRAIVLLVVASPCALMASIMPATLAAVSNGARKGVLFKGGVHLEHLSTLQAFAFDKTGTLTTGKPVVMDFIVREGTDMKETLALFAGAESLSNHPLAKAIINYAQDHGVEPERNLHIEDVPGFGIKAETGQGEILIGNPKFIGEELVEDFQDNVAVSLANEGKTVIFMRDEQGIVALAALQDTLRQEAISAIKSLQSLGLRTVMLTGDNEKTAHAIANEVGVDTYVAECLPEEKVVQLKHLLKEYGTVGMVGDGINDAPALATATSGIAMGEGTDVALETADVVLMQNDLNRLSYTIKLSRKMQRIVKQNVFFSIAVISILIIANFMQVVDLPLGVIGHEGSTILVILNGLRMLNKIE